From Synechococcus sp. A10-1-5-1, a single genomic window includes:
- a CDS encoding DevA family ABC transporter ATP-binding protein, with protein sequence MAPSAAVDLRELSHFYGAGTMRRQVLQGVNLTVAAGEVVLLTGPSGCGKTTLLTLVGALRSVQEGSVEVLGQQLAGASRRERQRLRRSIGMIFQGHNLLRCLTAEQNVQMGSDLLPGLSYRVRRDQSREWLRAVGLGDELNKLPHDLSGGQKQRVAIARALAAHPRLLLADEPTAALDSQTGREVVELLRRLARDQGCAVLMVTHDPRILDIADRLVRMEDGRLFEDAKPALSAHR encoded by the coding sequence ATGGCTCCCTCTGCTGCAGTCGATCTCCGCGAGCTTTCCCACTTTTATGGAGCGGGAACCATGCGCCGTCAGGTGCTCCAGGGCGTCAATTTGACCGTCGCAGCAGGAGAGGTCGTCCTCCTGACTGGACCCTCGGGTTGTGGCAAGACCACGCTATTGACCCTGGTTGGCGCCCTTCGCTCCGTTCAGGAGGGATCTGTGGAGGTGCTGGGCCAGCAACTGGCTGGAGCCAGTCGCCGCGAGCGCCAGCGCCTCCGCCGCTCCATCGGCATGATTTTTCAGGGTCACAATCTTTTGCGCTGCCTCACAGCAGAACAGAACGTGCAGATGGGGTCCGATTTGTTGCCCGGCCTGAGCTATCGCGTCCGGCGCGATCAATCCAGGGAATGGTTGCGGGCCGTGGGTCTCGGTGACGAGCTCAATAAGTTGCCCCATGACCTCTCCGGTGGTCAGAAGCAGCGGGTCGCGATTGCCCGTGCGCTTGCGGCTCATCCGCGCCTGCTCCTGGCCGATGAACCAACCGCAGCGTTGGATTCGCAAACGGGCCGAGAAGTCGTAGAGCTGCTCAGGCGTCTGGCCCGGGATCAGGGTTGTGCCGTCTTGATGGTTACCCATGACCCGCGGATTTTGGATATCGCGGATCGCCTGGTGCGCATGGAAGACGGCCGTCTGTTTGAGGATGCAAAACCGGCCCTCTCTGCCCACCGTTGA
- the devC gene encoding ABC transporter permease DevC, with the protein MSVQRWFEGAWQRRRIPLALLLLTRQPVRLAVALAGISFAGILMFMQLGFRDGLFDASVTIHRLFDADLVLISPRSTSSVSMAGFPKRRLVQTMAAAEVEGITPVHWNLLLWRNPQTRGTRSILTLGFEPNDPLFTDPSLAPKARALTQKGRVLFDEQSRPEFGPVAEWFREGRTVESEIAGKRVRVAGLVGLGTSFGADGNLLTSSETFIDLLPNTPPGSIEVGLVRLKPGSDPEAVAQRLQAQLPSDVKVLTKQGFIDFEQNYWRTSTSIGFIFTLGAAMGFVVGCVIVYQVLYSDVSDHLPEYATLMAMGYKLPSLLGVVAREGLLLAAFGYLPAYAAGQGLYWLVRSATQLPVFMNSTRAITVFTMILVMCMASAGLAMRRLADADPAEIF; encoded by the coding sequence CGTATCCCACTGGCCCTCTTGCTGCTGACCCGGCAGCCCGTGCGATTGGCCGTTGCTCTTGCAGGCATCAGCTTCGCAGGAATTCTGATGTTCATGCAGTTGGGTTTTCGAGACGGCCTGTTTGATGCGAGCGTCACGATTCACCGGCTGTTTGATGCCGATCTGGTCTTGATCAGTCCCCGCTCCACCAGTTCGGTGAGCATGGCGGGCTTTCCAAAACGCCGATTGGTTCAGACCATGGCGGCGGCTGAGGTTGAGGGCATCACGCCTGTGCACTGGAACCTCCTGCTGTGGCGCAACCCGCAGACACGGGGCACACGCTCGATCCTCACCTTGGGCTTCGAGCCCAACGATCCCCTATTCACGGATCCCTCGCTGGCCCCAAAGGCCCGTGCTCTGACCCAAAAAGGACGTGTTCTGTTTGACGAGCAGTCCCGCCCTGAATTCGGTCCGGTGGCGGAGTGGTTTCGCGAAGGCCGCACCGTGGAGAGTGAAATCGCTGGCAAGCGCGTCCGAGTGGCCGGTCTGGTGGGCCTGGGCACCTCCTTTGGGGCTGATGGGAATCTGCTCACGAGTTCGGAGACCTTTATTGATCTCCTCCCCAATACCCCCCCCGGCAGTATTGAGGTCGGACTGGTTCGACTGAAGCCCGGCAGTGATCCCGAGGCCGTGGCGCAACGTTTACAGGCTCAGCTCCCCAGCGATGTGAAGGTGTTGACCAAGCAGGGCTTCATTGATTTCGAGCAGAACTACTGGCGCACCAGTACCTCCATCGGTTTCATCTTCACCCTGGGTGCTGCCATGGGTTTTGTGGTCGGCTGCGTGATCGTTTATCAGGTCCTCTATTCCGATGTGAGTGACCACCTTCCGGAATACGCGACCTTGATGGCCATGGGCTACAAGTTGCCCAGCCTGCTCGGGGTGGTTGCCCGCGAAGGTCTACTGCTGGCTGCCTTCGGTTACCTCCCGGCCTATGCCGCAGGCCAGGGCCTCTATTGGCTTGTGCGCTCCGCGACGCAACTCCCGGTGTTCATGAACTCCACACGAGCGATCACCGTCTTCACCATGATTTTGGTGATGTGTATGGCTTCGGCCGGGCTCGCCATGCGGCGTCTGGCTGACGCAGATCCTGCAGAGATTTTCTGA